The Natribaculum luteum genome contains the following window.
TGGCGTTCCACGGACGACGGCGGTCGTGACCGGCTCGAGGTCGGTCGCACGCGCCTGGCCGGCGACGTCGTCGACGATCCGTTCGCCCGCGGTCTCGAACTCCTCGACGATCGCCCCGGTGTCGACGTCGTCGGCGAAGATCGTCGCGTCGACGACGTAGAGGACGTGCAACTCGGCGTCGTACCGGTCGGCGAGATCGATCGCGTGCTCGAGTGCGTGTTCCGTCGTCTCGCTGCCGTCCGTCGGGAAGAGAATGCGTTCGTACATCGGTTCCGACGTACGGTTCCGACGGACAAAACGGTGTGCGCACACGAGCGACGTTCCTGCCTCTCGACGCCCGCTCGAGAGGACACTGCGAGTGACTGTTACGACCGAAGCGTTATTCCGGTCGTCCGGCGTACGCGCCACTATGTCCACGTTCCCGCTCACTTCGTCTCATACTACCAGACAACAGTCAGTGACTACTCGATCGCGTCTCGACGGCTGTCGTCAGCGACGACAGTGTCTCGAGTGCGATCGATGGCTGAACCGTGTTGTCCGGCAGTATCAGTCCGGATCAACTCCCGACGACTGCGACGCCTGGCCAGGCCGATGGCAGTCGACGAACTGACGCTTCGGGCCGACGAAGCGTCCCGCTGCGCCGAGGACGCGTACCGACGCCTCGAGGCCAGGTACGACGAGTTCGTCGAACGCGACCGAACGCAGCGCGTCTCACGGCGACGGTTTCGCACCCTCGTCGAGCGCATTCGGCGGACCGGTGCACCGTTTGGCGCGCACACGATCGTCTACCGCGAGTCGGGCGAACTGCTCCTGGTTCGCCACGAGGGCGTCGACCTCTGGGTGCTCCCGGGCGGTGGCGTCGACGGCGGCGAGTCGTTCGCCGAGACGGCACGCCGCGAACTCGCCGAGGAGGCGGGGGTCGAAGCGCGATACGACGGCCTCGCGATGGTTACCAGGATCGAACTCGACGCGTCGGGGTACCGAACCTGGGGCGTCCTCCCGATTTTCGCTGCCAGGGCAGAGACGTTCGAACCCGACGTCACGGACCCCGACGGCGAGATCTCGGTCGCGCGGTGGTTTTCGAAACTGCCGGAAGACACGCGCGATCGGGACGACCTGCTCGCGTGGCGAGCACGGAACTGACGGACGACCGGCGCTACTCGTCCGGATCGCCGTAGCTGACACCCTCGCGCTTGTCGGCGCGCATCCGGCGAATCGCCGCTCTGGCGTTCCCCGCCTCGTATCCGAAGAAGACGTCTTTCCCGTAGGCGTCGGCGACCTCGGCTGCGTGGATCAGGTCGTCGACGTCGACGTCGACCGCGTACAGTTCGATGCTAAACGGCGTCTCGAGTGCGCTCTCGAATCCGCTCGCGATCACCTCGAGCCAGTAGGTCGTCGAGTAGGCCATGTCGTACAGCGGGACGACGAACTCGTCGACGACCTCCTCGAGCGCCTCGAGGTCGAGGCCGGCGCGTTCGTAGAGGTGGCCGGGGTAGGGGTCGGGGTAGAGCGTCAGGTAGACGCGACCCGGGACGTGCTCGACGGCCTCCTCGACGAACTCGGTGATGACGCTGGCGCGCCACTCGAGGCGGTCGTCGTACTCGCTGGCTTCGAACCGCTCGTCACAGACCTCACAGTGACAGTACTCGGCCCGGGGAAAGCCGACGTCGTCGAGGCGAACGTCCTCGTTTGCGTCGGCGCAGTCGTCGATGATCTCGAGGAGTCCCTCGCGGTACTCCTCGCGGGACGGACAGATGTACGCCCAGTCGAAGTACGGTTGCTCGCGCGTCGCGCGTCGTCCCTCGTCGTCGACCGGGACGAGCGACGGGTCGGCGTCGGCGGCGGCGTTGTCACCGAAACACGAGACCATGTTGATGGCATCGGGCACCGGATCCGCAGACCGGCCGGTGACGTCTTTGACTTCGTAGAACCCGCGGTCGAACTCCTTCCAGTTCACTTCCTCGGCGTTGCGCGTGACGACGCCATACATAGACGAGCGTAGAGACCGCAGAGAGTAAGGCGTTCGGAATCCCCCGCTACTCCGCTGGTTCGTACTCGACTTCGACGTCGGAGGAGCCACCGCCGACGACCTTCCAGAGGAGAGCGATTACGACCAGCGCGACCAGTATTTTAACAGTACGTGACATGTACGGATAAACGGTCGGGCGGTACGCACTTAGACTTTTCTAGAGGTCGACTCGAGAACCGTCGCGAACGGTCACTCGCGGATCAACTCGGCGATGTTCTCGCGGACGATCGTTCCGCAGTAGTCACACCGGACGCCGTCCTCGAGGACCTCGAAGCGACTCGTGACCGGTTCGTCCGTCGCAGTGATGCAGTCCGCGTTGGGACACTCAAGGACGCCCTCGACGACGTCGGGACGTTCGACGCGGTGTTTCGCCTCGACGTCGTAATCGCGGACGATGTTGATCGTCGCGTCGGGGGCGATCAGCGAGAGGACGTCGACTTCGTCCTGGCTCAACTCCCGGCCCTCGACTTTGACGATGTCCTTTCGGGCGAGTCGATCCGAGGGGACGTTCATTCCCACGGAGACCTCCTCGCCTCTCGAGCCGTCGATGCCGAGGATGGCGAGGACGTTGATCGCCTGTCCCCCGCGAATGTGGTCGATGACGGTGCCGTCGCGGATCTTGCTGACCCGCAGTTTGTGGTCGTTGGCGTTGGAGTCGCTCATGCAGAATCACCCAGGAGTAAGTCGAGCAGCGCCATCCGAACGGGAACGCCGTTGTGTGCCTGCTCGAAGTACGACGCGTGGTCGGTCTCGTCGACGTCCGGCGCAATCTCGTCGACGCGTGGCAGTGGGTGCATCACGGTCAGGTCGTCGCTTGCCGCCTCGAGCGTCTCGAGGTCGATCTGGTACTGGCCGGCGACCTTCTGGTACTCGTCTTCGTCCGGGAATCGCTCGCGCTGGATCCGGGTGACGTAGAGGACGTCGAGAGTGGGGAGCACGTCGTCTAGATCGTCGTGTTCCCGGACCGTTGCGCCCTCCTGGTGGAGGTCGTAGACGACCTCGCGGGGCAACTGGAGGCTCTCGGGGCTGATGAAGTGTTGCTGGGCGTCGAAGTTCGTCAGCGCGTACGCGAGCGAGTGGACTGTCCGCCCGTACTTCAGGTCGCCCATGATGCCGATGGTGAGGTCGTCGAGTCCGGCGTTCTCGCGGATGGTGTAGAGGTCCAGCAAGGTCTGTGACGGGTGGTGGCCTGCCCCGTCGCCGGCGTTGACGAGCGGCACGTCGACGTACTCGCTCGCCATCTTCGGTGCTCCCTGTCGTGGGTGGCGCAAGACGAGCGCGTCCGCGTACCCCTCGATGACGCGGACGGTGTCGGCCAGGGTCTCGCCTTTCTTCACGCTCGAGGACTCGATCGAGCCCATGTCGACGACGTCGCCCCCCAGACGCTTCATCGCCGTCTCGAAGCTCATCTTCGTCCGCGTGCTCGGTTCGAAAAAGAGCAGGCCGAGGAGCGTTCCTGCGTACTTCCCGGCTACGGCCTCCGGATCCGCGTCGATCTCGGCTGCGCGGTCGAGGACCGTCTCGATGTCCGCACGCGAGAGTTGTTTGCTCGTGATGAGGTGATCGTGGCGCATCTGTTCGCTAGGGCTCTCCCGTGGCCCTTGAATCTCTCCATTCGGTGTCCGTCAGACCTGACGTTCAAGACGGATGACGCGGCCAGCCTCGCTATGATCGCAATCGTCGGTGCGAAAGGCGGCTGTGGAAAGACCACGACGACGATCGGCCTCGCGGACGCGTTCACACGTGCTGGACGTCCGACGGTCGCCGTCGACGCGGACCGACAGCTCCCGAACTTGCACCTCCTCGCGGACGTCGACCGGAAGCCGACGATCGCCACGATCGACGACGAATCCGACGTGACCGACCTCGCTCGACGGACAGTTCCGGGAACGGAGGCGACCGTCGGCGTCGTCCCCGCGCCGACCGAGTCGGAGACCGTCGACTTCGGACGCCGTCTCCGTCGGCTCGAGTCGGCCTCCGTGGAGACCGTCCTCGACTGCCCGTCCGGCGTGGGACCGCACGTGACCGAACCACTCGAGTTCGCCGACGTGGCCGTCGTCGTGACGACGGGGACCGACCGAAGCGTCGCCGCCGCGAGAAAGACCGTCGACGTCGCACGCCGACTCGGCGTCCCCGTGGGCGGTACGATCGTTACCCGCACGGACACGGCGACCGTTCCACGATCGATCGAGAAGCGACTCGACGTGTCGGTGATCGAGACGGTCCCCGAGACGCCGTCGCCACTCGAGGCGGAATCGGCCAGAGCGGCGTACGACGGCGTCGCAGCGGCGCTCAAGGCAAAGAGTTATCAACGGCGTGCGGGAATTACTCACAATCGTATGGTGGGTCGGCTGGAGACCGGGATCGACGTGTTGGATCGGAAACTCGACGGAGGCCTCCCGCCGGGCTGTGTCGTGGCGTACACTGCCGAGCCGGCCAGCCAGTCGGAGCTGTTGTTGTACGAACTGACGGCCGCCCGCGGAACGCTGTATCTCTCGACTCAGCGATCGGACAGCGCCATTCGAACGGCTATCGACGAGTCGATGGCCGAGGTCGGCAGTCCGACCGTCCGACAGGTCAACAGCGAGCAGCCACTCGAGGAGACGAGGCGGCTGATCGGCGCGCTCCCGGACGGAGCCAACCTCATCGTCGACCCGATGGACGTCCTCGAGCGCACGGACCGCGGTGAGTACGTCGACTTTCTCAACGACCTCAAAGAGCGCATGCTCGAGACCCGCAGTATCGCGATCTTGCACTGTCTCAAAGGCGACGACGAACCAGCGAACCGGTCGACGACCCTCCACCTCGCCGACGCCGTCTTCGACCTCCGGACGGCCGTCAACGCGACCGAACTCGAGAACCACCTCACGATCCCCAAGTACCGCCGCGGCGGTGCCCCGACCGAGGCGATCAAACTCGAGCTGTCGGAGCGAGTCGAGATCGACACCAGCCGCGACATCGCCTGATAACGTCTGCCGTCCGTCGTTTCCGGTACAACCGTGTGCAGTCCTGCGGTTTTCCGAAAACAGGGACAGCAGGTATCAACGCTCCTGCTCTGGCGTCATAAACGGCATGACCGCCGCCGTCCGTTCCGTGACCGTCGCGGGACGGCGGATGTACGAAAACAGCACCGTGACCGGGATCACGCCCACCGTGATCGCGATCGAGAACGACGCCCGCTGGATCGGTTTCGAGACAACGGGACCGTCGCTTCCCGTCAGGACGAGCAACGCGGTGACGGCGACGGCGATACCGACGGCGGGCACTCCCACGTGGCGGAGGAACCTCGAGAGTTCGGAGCGTTCGACCTGCAGGTAGATCGACGTGAAGTTCTGGCGAGCGGCGTCGATCTCCTCGAGCTTCCGGACCTGGTAGGTGGAGGTCGTCTCGAGGGTCGTCGACAGGATGTGGTAATATGCGTTAGTAATATGTTAGTGAAACTGGAAGTTGAGCAGAGATGAGACACAGATCCTCCCGTCGGCGGTTCCTCGCTGTGACTGGTGCGATAGCCCTCGCGGGCTGTACTGGTGTTTCGGACAACGACGAGACAGTCGACTTGCCCGACGAGAAGACGACCGATCTCGATCCGATCGGTACCGAGTGGCCGATGAAGTATGGAGACGCACAACGTACTGGACACGTGGGCGTCGACTCCGGATCGAGACCGGACGAGCTCGCGTGGGAGTGGAGTGGTTCCAGTGTCATGACCAGGCCAGTGATGGCTGACAACCGGCTCTTTTTCTCGCCGAGAGGATCTCAGGCGATGGCTCTCGATGCACAGACGGGGGAGGCACTGTGGAGTAAGGAGGATATCTTTGGGCTTGACGCAGCAGATGGGGAGCTCGTATATGGGCGAAAGAACATTGTGGGGCAGTTCGACTCGTATCTCGTTGCATACGATGCGAAAACAGGCGAAGTAGAGTGGAAACAGGATGCAGAACATAGCGGGATAGCAACACTATACGACGGGTTCCTCTACTATGGAAGCGAGGGGTTCTGGAAACGCTCAGCTGACGACGGTGAGTTGATGTGGTCTGTCGAAGAGAATGATACCCCCCATCCGATCGCAGTCAACGATCGCGGTGTTTTCGGGATCGTCTTCGATAGGATCGTTCACATCGATCACGAGGGAGAGTTCGTGTGGGAACAATCGACCGATGGTCGATTCGGTGATTACCTCACACTGGTCGACGATCTCGTTCTCGTGGATATGCATGAAAAACGTTCTGGACCTACCGATACGAATCTTCACGCGTTCGATGCGGATTCCGGTGAACGGCGATGGGAATACGAGATCGACGACTCGTATATAATCACGAACCCGGTAGTCAACGACGATCGCATATTTGTCATGGATCGTGACGGGGTCGTACACGCGATAACGCTCGAGGGCGACCGTCTCTGGACGGTCGACGCCGATCCGAATTCCGAGGGCTGGTACGGATCGGCGATCCCCTACGGAATCACGG
Protein-coding sequences here:
- a CDS encoding PQQ-binding-like beta-propeller repeat protein; this encodes MPDEKTTDLDPIGTEWPMKYGDAQRTGHVGVDSGSRPDELAWEWSGSSVMTRPVMADNRLFFSPRGSQAMALDAQTGEALWSKEDIFGLDAADGELVYGRKNIVGQFDSYLVAYDAKTGEVEWKQDAEHSGIATLYDGFLYYGSEGFWKRSADDGELMWSVEENDTPHPIAVNDRGVFGIVFDRIVHIDHEGEFVWEQSTDGRFGDYLTLVDDLVLVDMHEKRSGPTDTNLHAFDADSGERRWEYEIDDSYIITNPVVNDDRIFVMDRDGVVHAITLEGDRLWTVDADPNSEGWYGSAIPYGITATDSWLYVMGFDDSVHVLDPDSDSGLSEAKWDYVPFFPPFVVDDVAFIVNGSDSASVTAVTLT
- a CDS encoding DUF7125 family protein; the encoded protein is MIAIVGAKGGCGKTTTTIGLADAFTRAGRPTVAVDADRQLPNLHLLADVDRKPTIATIDDESDVTDLARRTVPGTEATVGVVPAPTESETVDFGRRLRRLESASVETVLDCPSGVGPHVTEPLEFADVAVVVTTGTDRSVAAARKTVDVARRLGVPVGGTIVTRTDTATVPRSIEKRLDVSVIETVPETPSPLEAESARAAYDGVAAALKAKSYQRRAGITHNRMVGRLETGIDVLDRKLDGGLPPGCVVAYTAEPASQSELLLYELTAARGTLYLSTQRSDSAIRTAIDESMAEVGSPTVRQVNSEQPLEETRRLIGALPDGANLIVDPMDVLERTDRGEYVDFLNDLKERMLETRSIAILHCLKGDDEPANRSTTLHLADAVFDLRTAVNATELENHLTIPKYRRGGAPTEAIKLELSERVEIDTSRDIA
- the pyrB gene encoding aspartate carbamoyltransferase: MRHDHLITSKQLSRADIETVLDRAAEIDADPEAVAGKYAGTLLGLLFFEPSTRTKMSFETAMKRLGGDVVDMGSIESSSVKKGETLADTVRVIEGYADALVLRHPRQGAPKMASEYVDVPLVNAGDGAGHHPSQTLLDLYTIRENAGLDDLTIGIMGDLKYGRTVHSLAYALTNFDAQQHFISPESLQLPREVVYDLHQEGATVREHDDLDDVLPTLDVLYVTRIQRERFPDEDEYQKVAGQYQIDLETLEAASDDLTVMHPLPRVDEIAPDVDETDHASYFEQAHNGVPVRMALLDLLLGDSA
- a CDS encoding NUDIX hydrolase; this encodes MAVDELTLRADEASRCAEDAYRRLEARYDEFVERDRTQRVSRRRFRTLVERIRRTGAPFGAHTIVYRESGELLLVRHEGVDLWVLPGGGVDGGESFAETARRELAEEAGVEARYDGLAMVTRIELDASGYRTWGVLPIFAARAETFEPDVTDPDGEISVARWFSKLPEDTRDRDDLLAWRARN
- a CDS encoding universal stress protein; amino-acid sequence: MYERILFPTDGSETTEHALEHAIDLADRYDAELHVLYVVDATIFADDVDTGAIVEEFETAGERIVDDVAGQARATDLEPVTTAVVRGTPHREILAYADAHDVDLLVMGTHGRAGIERYLLGSVTEKIVRLSEVPVLVVSRPET
- the pyrI gene encoding aspartate carbamoyltransferase regulatory subunit — protein: MSDSNANDHKLRVSKIRDGTVIDHIRGGQAINVLAILGIDGSRGEEVSVGMNVPSDRLARKDIVKVEGRELSQDEVDVLSLIAPDATINIVRDYDVEAKHRVERPDVVEGVLECPNADCITATDEPVTSRFEVLEDGVRCDYCGTIVRENIAELIRE